Proteins from one Capricornis sumatraensis isolate serow.1 chromosome 2, serow.2, whole genome shotgun sequence genomic window:
- the LOC138074522 gene encoding late cornified envelope protein 3B-like, with product MSCQQNQQQCQPPPKCPSPKCPPKSPAQCLPPASSGCAPRSEGSCCLGPHRHSRSHRCWRQSSNSCDGDGGLQSRCSGCGQGSGGCC from the coding sequence ATGTCCTGCCAGCAGAACCAGCAGCAGTGCCAGCCCCCTCCCAAGTGCCCCTCCCCCAAGTGTCCCCCAAAAAGCCCAGCACAGTGTCTGCCTCCAGCCTCCTCGGGCTGTGCTCCCCGCTCTGAGGGCAGCTGCTGCCTGGGCCCCCACAGGCATAGCAGGTCCCACCGCTGCTGGCGCCAGAGCTCCAACTcctgtgatggtgatggtggtctgcagtccaggtgctctggctgtggccaggGATCTGGAGGCTGCTGCTGA